One window of the Chryseobacterium camelliae genome contains the following:
- a CDS encoding GDP-mannose 4,6-dehydratase: protein MVYLVTGGSGFIGSHLTEQLLKNGHSVINIDSFDDFYDYRVKINNTLESVGQNPAFEYKNKEEDIRNLISATESDRYVLYHQDIRDKSGLENIFRKHRIDLVIHLAALAGVRPSIERPLEYEEVNIRGTMNLWELCRAFDITKFLCASSSSVYGNNEKIPFSETDPVDHPISPYAATKKCGEVLGHVYHQLYGMDMIQLRFFTVYGPRQRPDLAIHKFTRLISEDQEIPFYGDGTTARDYTYIDDIIDGIVKSVRYLENHSGVYEVLNLGESQVISLSEMLSAIEDRLGKKARKKMLPMQPGDVQKTNADISKAKALIGYKPDTDFQNGIKKFVEWFLRK from the coding sequence ATGGTTTATCTTGTTACCGGAGGAAGCGGGTTTATTGGTTCTCACTTGACAGAGCAGTTATTGAAAAACGGACATTCTGTCATTAACATTGACAGCTTTGATGATTTTTACGACTATAGGGTTAAAATTAACAATACGCTTGAATCGGTTGGCCAGAATCCGGCTTTTGAATATAAGAATAAGGAGGAAGACATCCGGAACCTCATTTCAGCCACAGAATCAGACCGGTATGTATTATACCACCAGGATATCAGGGATAAATCCGGCCTGGAAAACATCTTCAGAAAACACCGCATTGACCTTGTCATCCATTTGGCAGCGCTAGCAGGAGTACGCCCCTCTATTGAAAGACCGCTGGAATATGAAGAAGTAAACATCCGCGGTACCATGAATCTCTGGGAATTGTGCAGAGCATTCGATATTACAAAATTTCTCTGCGCCTCATCGTCAAGCGTTTACGGAAACAATGAAAAGATTCCTTTTTCGGAAACCGATCCTGTAGACCATCCCATTTCACCGTATGCTGCCACCAAAAAATGCGGGGAAGTTCTGGGGCACGTCTATCATCAGCTGTACGGCATGGACATGATCCAGCTGAGGTTTTTTACGGTTTACGGCCCCCGTCAAAGGCCCGATCTGGCCATTCACAAGTTTACCCGGCTGATTTCCGAAGATCAGGAAATCCCGTTTTACGGTGACGGTACCACGGCAAGGGACTATACCTATATTGATGACATTATTGACGGGATTGTAAAGTCTGTCAGATATTTGGAAAACCATTCCGGGGTATATGAAGTCCTGAACCTTGGTGAAAGCCAGGTGATTTCGCTGTCTGAAATGCTGTCTGCCATTGAGGACAGGCTGGGGAAAAAGGCACGGAAAAAGATGCTTCCCATGCAGCCCGGAGATGTGCAGAAAACCAATGCCGACATCAGCAAAGCAAAAGCCTTAATCGGCTACAAACCAGACACCGACTTCCAAAATGGCATAAAAAAATTTGTGGAATGGTTTTTGAGAAAATGA
- a CDS encoding PepSY-associated TM helix domain-containing protein has protein sequence MKLKAAKRWFNWHKWTSLICTVFLLYLCITGLPLIFHEEIEHLLEENKEAVIKNHAKLSLDTLAHMAESKYPGEKARYVFWDENEKNKVIFDIVDRPDAPYEKSKYLVLNEYTGEILGAPRTDGIMHIILKLHTDMFLGIPGKLFLGIMGILFMISIVSGIVLYGPIMKKYDFGMVRKNKSKRLKWLDTHNLLGIAITAWILVVGFTGVINTLSDVIVGLWQQGQLAEMTAPYKNQKPITGKLSSLDNAKRSAEKAIKDMNVAVIAFPGTDFTSKHHYAVFMRGNTELTSKLLKPVLIDATTGTVTDSRDMPWYVNALFISEPLHFGNYGGIGLKIIWVVFDVFTILVLITGLYLWIARRKAEKQQLQILIPKNTKA, from the coding sequence ATGAAACTGAAAGCGGCTAAGCGCTGGTTTAATTGGCATAAATGGACAAGCCTCATCTGTACCGTTTTTCTGCTGTACCTCTGTATCACAGGGTTGCCGTTGATTTTCCATGAAGAAATTGAACATCTCCTGGAGGAAAATAAAGAAGCAGTAATAAAAAACCATGCGAAATTGAGCCTGGATACCCTCGCCCATATGGCGGAATCTAAATATCCCGGCGAGAAAGCAAGGTATGTTTTCTGGGACGAAAATGAAAAGAACAAAGTCATTTTCGATATTGTAGACAGGCCGGATGCACCGTATGAAAAAAGTAAATACCTGGTGCTGAACGAATATACCGGAGAAATTCTGGGAGCTCCAAGGACAGATGGAATCATGCATATTATTCTTAAACTGCATACGGATATGTTCCTCGGCATTCCGGGAAAGCTTTTCCTAGGCATTATGGGCATTCTGTTTATGATTTCCATTGTTTCAGGAATCGTACTCTACGGCCCTATCATGAAGAAGTATGATTTCGGTATGGTCCGCAAGAATAAGTCTAAAAGGCTCAAATGGCTGGATACCCATAACCTTCTGGGAATTGCCATTACCGCATGGATACTTGTGGTAGGATTTACAGGAGTTATCAATACCCTCTCTGATGTTATCGTCGGATTGTGGCAACAGGGCCAGCTGGCAGAAATGACGGCTCCGTACAAAAATCAGAAACCTATTACCGGAAAGCTCAGTTCTCTGGATAATGCCAAAAGATCTGCTGAGAAAGCCATCAAGGATATGAATGTAGCCGTGATTGCATTTCCGGGTACGGATTTCACCAGCAAACATCACTATGCGGTGTTCATGCGGGGAAATACGGAGCTAACCTCCAAACTACTGAAGCCGGTCCTTATAGATGCTACAACGGGTACTGTAACTGATTCCAGGGATATGCCATGGTATGTCAATGCCTTATTCATCTCAGAGCCATTGCATTTCGGGAATTACGGCGGGATAGGCCTTAAAATTATCTGGGTGGTATTCGACGTATTTACCATTCTGGTGCTTATTACAGGGCTGTATTTATGGATTGCCAGAAGAAAAGCTGAAAAACAGCAGTTACAGATCCTGATTCCTAAAAACACCAAGGCATGA
- the secA gene encoding preprotein translocase subunit SecA, translating into MSFLNKVLKGFLGDKKAQDLKEVKKVVTKIKAAEPGIQELSDDGLRQKTAEFKEMIQSASSKVTAQIEQIKEQIKNSTNVDEKEALFSRIEVLKKESYELEEKVLGQILPEAFALIKETARRWAQNGEIRVTATDWDRQLAGAGKDFVEIQGDTAIWKNSWDAAGTAVVWDMVHYDVQFIGGVILHSGKIAEMATGEGKTLVGTLPIYLNSLPGRGVHVVTVNDYLARRDSAWMGPLYQFHGLSIDCIDNHQPNSDGRRKAYNSDITYGTNNEFGFDYLRDNMVTSPSELVQRDLNFAIVDEVDSVLVDDARTPLIISGPVPQGDRQEFDVLKPSIDRIVEVQKKTVSAIFNEAKKLIAAGNTKEGGFKLLQAYRGLPKNRQLIKFLSESGNRALLQKVEAQYMQDNNRDMPIVDKDLYFVIEEKNNQVDLTDKGVEYMSQGNSDPNFFVLPDIGTEIAEVEARNLSKEEEFEAKEKLFSEFAEKSERVHTMSQLLKAYTLFEKDDEYVVIDGEVKIVDEQTGRIMEGRRYSDGLHQAIEAKENVKIEAATQTFATVTLQNYFRMYNKLAGMTGTAETEAGELWEIYKLDVVVIPTNRPIQRNDKQDLVFKTNREKYNAVIEEIEKLTEARRPVLVGTTSVEISQLLSKALQLRKIPHQVLNAKLHKKEAEIVAGAGQPGVVTIATNMAGRGTDIKLSKEVKEAGGLAIIGTERHDSRRVDRQLRGRAGRQGDPGSSQFYVSLEDNLMRLFGSERIAKMMDRMGHKEGEVIQHSMITKSIERAQKKVEENNFGIRKRLLEYDDVMNKQRDVIYKRRKNALFGDHLKYDITNMIFDVANSIVAKGKASGNYKDFEFEIIKNFTMESPVSENDFGNKNVKDLTEIVFKAAQEDYQMKLNLLKEKSFPIIENVYQNQGAMFKMIQVPFTDGHKTLTIVTDLKEAYETHCDSLINDFEKNITLSIIDENWKLHLREMDDLRRSSQGAVYEQKDPLVIYKQESFHLFSDMIDKMNKEIISFLYKGEIPA; encoded by the coding sequence ATGAGTTTTTTAAACAAAGTTCTTAAAGGGTTTTTGGGAGACAAGAAAGCGCAGGACCTAAAAGAAGTAAAAAAAGTTGTAACAAAAATCAAAGCTGCAGAACCCGGCATCCAGGAATTATCTGATGACGGATTGAGACAAAAAACTGCTGAATTTAAGGAGATGATACAGTCTGCAAGCAGTAAAGTCACAGCACAGATAGAACAAATTAAAGAGCAGATTAAAAATTCGACCAATGTTGATGAAAAGGAAGCTCTGTTTTCCAGAATCGAGGTCCTGAAAAAAGAATCTTACGAACTTGAGGAGAAAGTCCTTGGACAGATCCTTCCTGAAGCCTTTGCGCTGATCAAGGAAACTGCCCGGAGATGGGCCCAGAACGGAGAAATCCGTGTAACGGCTACCGACTGGGACAGACAACTGGCCGGTGCAGGAAAAGACTTTGTAGAAATCCAGGGTGATACAGCCATCTGGAAAAACTCATGGGATGCTGCAGGAACTGCCGTAGTGTGGGATATGGTACATTACGACGTACAGTTCATCGGCGGGGTCATCCTTCACAGCGGTAAAATTGCCGAGATGGCAACCGGTGAGGGTAAAACCTTAGTGGGAACACTGCCTATCTATTTAAATTCACTTCCGGGAAGAGGGGTACATGTGGTAACCGTTAACGACTATCTTGCGAGAAGGGACTCGGCCTGGATGGGCCCGTTGTACCAGTTCCACGGACTGTCGATCGACTGTATCGACAACCACCAGCCTAACTCTGACGGAAGAAGAAAAGCGTATAACTCAGATATTACCTACGGAACGAATAATGAATTCGGTTTCGATTACCTGAGAGACAATATGGTGACCTCACCTTCAGAGCTGGTACAGAGAGATCTTAATTTCGCCATTGTGGATGAGGTGGACTCCGTGCTGGTAGATGATGCCAGGACGCCGCTGATTATTTCCGGGCCGGTACCTCAGGGTGACCGTCAGGAATTCGATGTGCTGAAACCGTCCATCGACCGCATCGTTGAGGTACAGAAAAAAACCGTTTCTGCAATTTTCAACGAGGCGAAAAAACTGATCGCAGCCGGGAACACCAAAGAAGGAGGATTCAAGCTTCTTCAGGCCTACAGAGGGCTTCCTAAAAACAGACAGCTGATTAAATTCCTGTCTGAGAGCGGGAACCGTGCATTGCTTCAGAAAGTGGAAGCACAATACATGCAGGACAATAACCGGGATATGCCGATTGTAGATAAAGACCTTTACTTCGTGATCGAAGAAAAGAACAATCAGGTAGACCTCACCGATAAGGGGGTGGAATATATGTCCCAGGGGAATTCGGATCCGAACTTCTTCGTCCTTCCTGATATCGGCACTGAAATCGCTGAAGTAGAAGCGAGAAACCTGTCTAAAGAAGAGGAATTTGAAGCAAAGGAAAAACTGTTTTCAGAATTTGCGGAGAAGTCCGAAAGGGTTCATACTATGAGCCAGCTGCTTAAAGCCTATACCCTGTTTGAAAAAGATGACGAGTATGTGGTGATTGACGGCGAGGTAAAGATCGTAGATGAGCAGACGGGACGTATCATGGAAGGAAGACGGTATTCAGACGGTCTTCACCAGGCGATCGAGGCTAAGGAAAACGTAAAAATCGAAGCAGCAACCCAGACTTTTGCCACCGTTACCCTGCAGAACTATTTCCGTATGTACAACAAGCTTGCGGGGATGACCGGTACGGCTGAAACGGAAGCCGGCGAACTTTGGGAAATCTATAAACTGGATGTCGTGGTGATCCCGACCAACCGTCCGATCCAGAGAAATGACAAGCAGGACCTGGTTTTCAAAACCAACCGTGAAAAATACAATGCTGTCATTGAAGAAATTGAAAAGCTTACCGAAGCCAGGAGACCGGTGCTGGTAGGAACTACATCCGTAGAAATTTCCCAGTTACTGTCTAAAGCGCTTCAGCTGAGAAAAATCCCGCACCAGGTACTGAACGCGAAACTTCACAAGAAGGAAGCGGAAATCGTTGCCGGAGCAGGACAGCCGGGTGTGGTAACCATTGCCACCAACATGGCAGGACGTGGTACGGATATCAAACTGTCCAAAGAAGTAAAAGAAGCAGGTGGTCTTGCCATCATCGGTACGGAGCGACATGATTCCAGACGTGTGGACAGACAGTTGAGAGGTAGGGCCGGCCGTCAGGGAGACCCGGGAAGCTCTCAGTTCTATGTATCCCTTGAAGATAACCTGATGCGTTTATTCGGCTCCGAGCGTATTGCCAAGATGATGGACAGGATGGGTCACAAGGAAGGCGAAGTTATTCAGCATTCCATGATTACCAAGTCTATTGAGAGAGCCCAGAAAAAAGTAGAGGAAAACAACTTCGGGATCAGGAAAAGGCTGCTTGAATATGATGACGTAATGAACAAGCAGCGTGACGTGATCTATAAGAGAAGAAAGAATGCATTATTCGGGGATCACCTGAAGTATGACATTACCAATATGATCTTTGACGTGGCCAACTCCATCGTAGCCAAAGGAAAAGCATCCGGAAACTATAAGGATTTCGAATTTGAGATCATCAAGAACTTCACAATGGAATCTCCGGTTTCAGAAAATGATTTCGGCAACAAAAATGTCAAAGACCTGACTGAAATCGTATTTAAGGCTGCCCAGGAAGATTACCAGATGAAGCTTAACCTTCTGAAAGAAAAATCATTCCCGATTATTGAGAATGTATACCAGAACCAGGGAGCCATGTTTAAAATGATCCAGGTTCCATTTACAGACGGCCATAAGACGCTTACCATCGTAACCGATCTCAAAGAGGCGTATGAAACACATTGCGACAGCCTGATCAATGATTTTGAAAAGAATATTACCTTATCGATCATTGATGAAAACTGGAAGCTTCACCTGCGTGAAATGGATGACCTGAGAAGATCATCACAGGGAGCCGTTTACGAGCAGAAAGATCCGTTGGTCATCTACAAACAGGAATCTTTCCACCTGTTCAGTGATATGATCGACAAGATGAACAAAGAGATCATTTCATTCTTATACAAAGGAGAAATCCCGGCATAA
- a CDS encoding DUF2795 domain-containing protein, whose product MYWTLELASYLSDAPWPMTKAELIDYAIRTGAPMEVVENLQAIEDEGEIYESIEEVWSDYPTDEDFLWNEDEY is encoded by the coding sequence ATGTACTGGACATTAGAATTAGCCTCATATTTAAGTGACGCACCGTGGCCGATGACGAAAGCGGAGCTTATTGATTATGCGATCAGAACAGGTGCCCCTATGGAAGTGGTAGAAAATCTTCAGGCCATTGAAGATGAAGGAGAGATTTATGAGTCTATTGAAGAGGTATGGAGTGATTATCCTACCGATGAGGACTTCCTTTGGAACGAAGACGAATATTAA
- a CDS encoding TonB-dependent siderophore receptor, with translation MKKMVLSVAMLSGVVVAAQVKDTVKANDIEEVIVDAYIKKDTEYTNKMPLKAIENPQVYSSIDKTVLENQLIFTADDALRNVPGVQRMWSATNRAGDGGAYYSMRGFVSNNSLRNGLVAPVTTSMDAINLEKIEVLKGPSATLFGSTVTSYGGLVNRVTKKPYEHFGGNVSLIGGSYNYYRAQADLNAPLTNDKKLLFRVNTAYTNQGTFQKTDAKNSYFAFTPSLTYKLNDQLSFNLEYEMFETRATPEQSFFYLSKATTGFDNMKDLEKAGLDYKQSYTGDDLYTTAKVRNLFGQINYQINKNIRSTTAVSSAYSYSDGFNPYFSVMMNPATAALNVVRADQSTVDSKKKFFQVQQNFNLDYSFGEMRNRTVAGFDFMQTRDRQMFIFPASGSFDIVPLSGGDYSNMNGQTLGNLYLSGNVSDYAIKGDLNTYSGYISNVFTPLSGLNIMASVRYESNDFKGGKSGTLDTDPYKQSAWSPKFGIVYEIVKDRFSVFGNYQNSFRSNGYYMTDAAGNTALSTPERANQFEGGLKTNLINGRINATVSYYNIDVKNTLLTLGYAGARAIQTQAGAMTSKGVELEVNAYLVKGFSVIGGISYNDSKFTEMDSAQQNRIGLRPNTAGSPWLANFNASYQFLEGNLKGLGFGIGGNYASGNKILNEPGSTFTLPKYFVLNANAFYDAKKFRIGVKVDNFTNQHYWIGYTTANPQTLINALGSITYKF, from the coding sequence ATGAAAAAGATGGTACTGAGTGTGGCAATGCTGTCAGGTGTTGTTGTTGCAGCACAGGTTAAAGATACTGTGAAAGCAAATGATATAGAGGAAGTGATTGTTGATGCCTACATCAAAAAAGATACGGAATATACCAATAAAATGCCCCTGAAGGCCATTGAAAACCCTCAGGTCTATTCTTCCATTGATAAAACGGTACTGGAAAACCAGCTTATTTTTACCGCAGATGACGCATTGCGCAATGTGCCCGGAGTACAGCGCATGTGGAGCGCCACCAACAGAGCCGGTGATGGCGGTGCTTATTACAGCATGAGAGGGTTTGTCTCTAACAATTCTTTGCGCAACGGACTGGTAGCACCGGTGACTACTTCTATGGATGCCATTAACCTCGAAAAGATTGAAGTGCTTAAAGGCCCTTCCGCCACTCTTTTCGGAAGTACCGTAACTTCGTACGGAGGACTCGTCAACAGGGTGACTAAAAAACCGTATGAACATTTCGGAGGAAATGTTTCACTGATCGGCGGAAGCTATAACTATTACCGTGCGCAGGCTGATCTCAACGCTCCGCTTACCAATGATAAAAAACTGCTTTTCAGGGTGAATACCGCATATACCAATCAGGGTACGTTTCAAAAGACGGATGCTAAAAATTCCTATTTTGCCTTTACCCCGTCATTAACATACAAACTTAATGATCAATTAAGTTTCAATCTGGAATATGAAATGTTTGAAACCAGGGCGACTCCTGAACAGTCTTTCTTTTACCTTTCAAAAGCCACTACCGGATTTGACAATATGAAAGACCTTGAAAAAGCCGGCCTGGACTATAAGCAATCCTATACCGGAGATGATCTCTATACAACAGCGAAAGTGAGGAATCTCTTCGGCCAGATCAATTATCAGATCAACAAAAATATCCGTTCAACCACTGCTGTAAGTTCAGCATACAGTTATTCAGACGGATTCAATCCTTATTTTTCTGTCATGATGAATCCTGCAACCGCAGCACTGAATGTCGTAAGAGCTGACCAGTCCACTGTAGACAGTAAGAAAAAATTCTTCCAGGTACAGCAGAACTTCAACCTGGACTATTCCTTTGGTGAAATGAGAAACAGGACCGTTGCCGGATTTGACTTCATGCAGACCCGCGACCGCCAGATGTTCATCTTCCCGGCATCCGGAAGCTTTGATATCGTGCCATTATCAGGTGGTGATTATTCAAATATGAACGGGCAGACGCTTGGAAACCTTTATCTGTCCGGAAATGTCAGTGATTACGCAATCAAAGGAGACCTTAATACCTACAGCGGTTATATTTCCAATGTGTTCACTCCGTTATCCGGACTGAATATTATGGCTTCTGTTCGGTATGAAAGCAATGATTTCAAAGGCGGAAAAAGCGGTACGCTGGATACCGATCCATACAAACAATCAGCATGGTCTCCGAAGTTCGGGATCGTATATGAAATTGTGAAGGACAGGTTCTCCGTCTTCGGGAACTACCAGAACAGCTTCAGGAGCAATGGGTATTACATGACTGATGCGGCAGGAAATACGGCATTGTCAACCCCGGAAAGAGCGAACCAGTTTGAAGGAGGATTAAAGACCAACCTGATCAACGGAAGGATCAATGCCACGGTAAGCTACTATAATATCGATGTAAAGAATACTTTATTAACACTCGGTTATGCAGGAGCAAGAGCCATACAGACCCAGGCAGGAGCAATGACGAGTAAGGGAGTGGAGCTAGAGGTGAATGCATACCTTGTCAAAGGCTTCTCCGTAATCGGGGGAATCAGCTATAACGATTCCAAATTTACCGAAATGGACAGTGCCCAGCAAAACAGGATAGGTTTAAGGCCGAATACTGCAGGGTCGCCATGGCTCGCCAACTTCAACGCCAGTTACCAGTTCCTGGAAGGCAACCTAAAAGGTTTAGGATTCGGCATCGGAGGAAATTATGCCAGCGGTAACAAAATTTTAAATGAGCCGGGATCAACTTTTACCCTGCCTAAATATTTCGTGCTGAACGCGAATGCTTTTTACGATGCTAAGAAATTCAGGATCGGAGTAAAAGTAGACAACTTTACCAATCAGCACTACTGGATAGGATACACCACCGCCAACCCGCAAACACTGATCAATGCATTAGGAAGCATTACCTATAAATTTTAG
- a CDS encoding DUF2797 domain-containing protein has product MQFQGQILKMATYNDRPVQYYLNLSGDLIHMNELFGKELTIKHTGYECVHCGEDKPVYRMGFCKNCFFESPYASDTIIRPELSKAHLGIAERDLDIEKEIQLQPHTVYLAYTGEVKVGVTRNTQIPTRWIDQGATFALPIARTENRYEAGMIEVALKQHVPDKTSWKKMLQDDFEGEVDLADFQQKIRQYFPDDFQKFYSEGEEVWMIDYPFEKPEKVTSFTLDKKPEYTGRLTGIKGQYLSFEGGDFINIRGHEGYRVELTIKD; this is encoded by the coding sequence ATGCAGTTTCAGGGACAAATTTTAAAAATGGCCACCTACAACGACCGGCCTGTGCAATATTACCTTAACCTTTCCGGGGATCTGATCCACATGAACGAGCTGTTCGGAAAAGAACTGACCATAAAGCACACTGGATATGAGTGTGTGCACTGCGGCGAGGACAAGCCGGTATACAGGATGGGATTCTGCAAAAACTGCTTCTTCGAAAGTCCGTATGCCAGTGATACCATTATCCGTCCCGAGCTTTCAAAAGCCCACCTGGGTATTGCCGAGCGTGACCTGGATATTGAAAAAGAAATACAGCTTCAGCCTCATACCGTTTACCTGGCCTATACGGGAGAAGTGAAGGTTGGGGTAACGAGAAATACGCAAATTCCTACGCGATGGATCGATCAGGGCGCAACATTTGCTCTTCCCATAGCGCGAACTGAGAACCGCTATGAAGCCGGAATGATAGAAGTGGCTTTAAAACAGCATGTGCCGGACAAAACGAGCTGGAAAAAAATGCTCCAGGATGATTTCGAAGGGGAAGTGGACCTGGCCGATTTCCAGCAGAAGATCAGGCAGTATTTTCCGGATGATTTCCAGAAATTTTACAGTGAAGGGGAAGAGGTATGGATGATAGATTATCCTTTTGAAAAACCTGAAAAGGTAACCTCATTCACGCTGGACAAAAAACCTGAATATACAGGACGGCTTACCGGAATCAAAGGGCAGTACCTCAGTTTCGAAGGTGGTGACTTCATCAATATCAGGGGCCACGAAGGCTACAGGGTGGAGCTCACTATTAAAGACTGA